In Nostoc sp. UHCC 0926, a single genomic region encodes these proteins:
- a CDS encoding site-2 protease family protein gives MFTLSETSILAAILLVALGILGWGFYRARPFGKLGILAWLQSVVLMTPWLLFFGLFAAGIYINIAGILFLVVTSAGLYIFLGRQLRTSGQDAILKQRATERLAANSSVEANSPQLAVAELKPEIPPIPEDDLNAIKGIFGIDTFFATETIAYQDGAIFKGNLRGEPEEVHNRLTASLQKRLGEQYRLFLVENTDGRPVVIVLPSRNDPRPMLLSQKVFAGILLIATIATNLEAAGLLLNFDFFGNPGRFKEALPIGAGIFTVLVVHEIGHWLLARRHQIRLSWPFFLPAVQIGSFGAITRFESLLPNRKVLFDIALAGPAAGGIVSLLMLITGLLLSHPGSLFQLPNQFFQGSILVGSLARVVLGSALQSSLVSVHPLVVIGWLGLVITALNLMPAGQLDGGRIIQAIYGRKTAGRATIATLILLALVSLGNMIAMYWAIVIFFLQRDQERPSLNEVTEPDDARAALGLLALFLMITTLLPLTPGLAGRLGIG, from the coding sequence ATGTTTACTTTATCAGAAACTTCTATCCTGGCGGCAATCCTACTGGTAGCTTTAGGCATTTTGGGCTGGGGCTTTTATCGCGCCAGACCTTTTGGTAAGCTGGGAATCTTAGCCTGGTTACAGTCGGTGGTGTTGATGACTCCCTGGCTCCTGTTTTTTGGATTGTTTGCCGCAGGGATTTATATCAACATAGCGGGTATATTGTTCTTAGTGGTGACTTCCGCCGGATTGTACATCTTCTTGGGCAGACAGTTACGCACATCTGGACAAGATGCCATCCTCAAGCAACGCGCAACAGAAAGACTCGCCGCTAATTCCTCAGTTGAAGCAAATTCCCCACAACTAGCAGTCGCAGAACTGAAACCGGAGATTCCGCCAATACCAGAAGATGACTTAAATGCAATTAAAGGTATCTTTGGTATCGATACGTTTTTCGCCACAGAAACGATCGCCTACCAAGATGGAGCCATTTTCAAAGGCAATTTACGGGGAGAACCAGAAGAGGTTCACAACCGTCTAACAGCAAGTTTACAGAAACGTCTTGGTGAGCAATATCGTCTGTTTTTAGTAGAAAATACAGACGGCAGACCCGTGGTGATTGTCCTGCCGAGCCGCAATGATCCCCGGCCGATGTTGTTATCGCAAAAAGTTTTTGCAGGTATTCTGTTGATAGCAACTATTGCCACAAATCTAGAAGCTGCGGGCTTATTGCTGAATTTTGATTTTTTTGGCAATCCAGGGCGGTTTAAAGAAGCTTTGCCCATAGGAGCTGGGATATTTACGGTTTTAGTAGTTCACGAAATCGGTCATTGGTTACTTGCTCGGCGTCACCAAATTCGCCTTAGCTGGCCCTTCTTTCTACCCGCAGTGCAAATTGGTTCCTTTGGTGCAATTACCCGCTTTGAATCTCTGTTACCCAACCGCAAGGTGTTATTTGATATCGCCTTGGCAGGGCCAGCCGCAGGTGGTATTGTTTCTTTGTTAATGCTGATCACTGGCTTGCTGCTTTCCCACCCAGGTAGTTTATTTCAATTGCCAAATCAGTTTTTCCAAGGGTCGATTTTGGTGGGAAGTTTGGCGCGAGTTGTCCTTGGTTCGGCGTTGCAATCATCCCTGGTAAGTGTTCATCCCCTAGTGGTGATTGGTTGGTTGGGGTTAGTAATTACCGCTTTGAACTTAATGCCCGCAGGACAACTAGATGGTGGGCGCATTATTCAGGCGATTTATGGACGCAAAACCGCAGGACGAGCAACGATCGCAACTTTAATTTTACTGGCATTAGTATCTCTCGGTAATATGATCGCCATGTACTGGGCGATCGTAATTTTCTTTTTGCAAAGGGATCAAGAACGCCCCAGCTTGAATGAAGTTACTGAACCTGATGATGCTAGAGCTGCTTTGGGGCTTTTGGCTCTATTCTTGATGATTACCACGCTTTTACCCCTAACTCCGGGCTTGGCTGGGCGTTTGGGAATAGGATAG